A window from Solanum stenotomum isolate F172 chromosome 5, ASM1918654v1, whole genome shotgun sequence encodes these proteins:
- the LOC125866380 gene encoding serine/threonine-protein kinase AtPK2/AtPK19-like, with protein MVSSQLFAPTKTNLQKSFHRQLLLPLSAPGLVPSEQVELDFSDVFGPPPCLASNETSNGMSEGVVFPADMSELVYDDPEIVHSRSHSLVGPSSYKNQVLKLGRLTIHEAEDSLELIENVIEQTIKEDQELSVNDSAKGGTVCLEDFEVMKVVGQGAFGKVFQVKKKGTSDIYAMKVMRKDKIMEKNHAEYMKAERDILTKIDHPFVVQLRYSFQTKYRLYLVLDFINGGHLFFQLYKQGLFREDLGRIYAAEIISAVSHLHANGIMHRDLKPENILVDVDGHAMLTDFGLAKEFKEDTRSNSMCGTVEYMSPEIVLGKGHDKAADWWSVGILLFEMLTGKPPFTGNRQKIQQKIVKDKFKMPAFLSSEAHSLLKGLLQKDPTKRLGSGLKGSDEIKDHKWFKPINWKKLEAREMRPSFRPEIAGTHCIANFDKCWTDMSLVDSPISSPKDNSDPFQGYTFVRPAASFLLRSSPLC; from the exons ATGGTTTCTTCTCAGCTCTTTGCTCCGACAAAAACAAACTTGCAAAAATCTTTCCACCGGCAATTGCTTTTACCACTGAGTGCCCCCGGTTTGGTTCCTTCTGAGCAGGTTGAACTCGATTTCTCTGATGTGTTTGGTCCTCCTCCGTGTCTGGCCTCAAATGAAACAAGTAATGGAATGTCTGAGGGTGTGGTGTTTCCAGCAGATATGAGTGAGCTTGTCTATGATGATCCGGAGATTGTACACAGTAGATCACATTCTTTGGTTGGTCCTTCTTCATATAAAAATCAGGTACTGAAACTTGGGAGGCTCACCATTCATGAAGCAGAAGATTCGCTGGAACTGATAGAGAATGTTATCGAACAGACAATTAAGGAAGACCAGGAGCTATCTGTCAACGACTCAGCAAAAGGTGGGACTGTCTGTCTTGAAGATTTTGAAGTCATGAAAGTTGTTGGCCAGGGTGCATTTGGGAAAGTATTTCAGGTTAAAAAGAAGGGTACATCAGATATTTATGCAATGAAGGTAATGAGGAAGGATAAGATTATGGAGAAGAACCATGCTGAATATATGAAAGCAGAAAGAGATATCTTGACAAAGATAGATCACCCATTTGTTGTCCAGCTTAGGTACTCATTTCAG ACCAAGTATAGGCTTTACCTTGTGCTCGACTTCATTAATGGTGGTCATCTCTTCTTTCAGCTCTATAAGCAAGGCCTTTTCAG AGAGGACCTGGGACGAATTTATGCAGCTGAAATTATATCAGCAGTGTCTCACCTTCATGCAAATGGAATAATGCACAGGGATCTCAAACCGGAAAACATTCTAGTGGATGTGGATGGCCAT GCCATGTTGACTGATTTTGGACTTGCCAAGGAATTCAAAGAGGACACAAGATCGAACTCCATGTGTGGAACAGTAGAGTACATGTCACCGGAGATTGTTCTTGGGAAGGGCCATGATAAGGCTGCAGATTGGTGGAGTGTAGGAATTTTGTTGTTTGAGATGCTCACGGGCAAG CCTCCTTTCACTGGAAATAGGCAAAAGATTCAGCAGAAGATAGTTAAGGACAAATTCAAGATGCCAGCCTTTTTGTCCAGTGAAGCACATTCCCTTCTTAAAGGG CTGCTGCAAAAGGACCCAACTAAAAGGCTTGGCAGTGGGCTGAAGGGAAGTGATGAAATCAAGGACCATAAATGGTTCAAGCCAATCAACTGGAAGAAGTTGGAGGCAAGAGAGATGCGGCCAAGTTTCCGTCCTGAAATTGCTGGAACACACTGCATTGCAAATTTTGATAAGTGCTGGACAGATATGTCATTGGTTGATTCTCCAATTTCGAGTCCAAAGGATAATTCGGACCCTTTTCAGGGTTATACTTTCGTGAGGCCTGCTGCTTCCTTTCTCCTGAGAAGCAGTCCCTTGTGCTAG
- the LOC125866381 gene encoding mannan endo-1,4-beta-mannosidase 6 isoform X2 produces MSGDRNGPSKLVTTNYWWCDGLLLLCKKLLHVIFCKILRGEMEDGAAWTMVQKSGNQFVLNGQPFYVNGFNTYWLMVFAADQSTRGKVTEVFQQASAVGLSVCRTWAFNDGQWRALQKTPAVYDEDVFKALDFVVSEAKKFKIRLILSLVNNWEAYGGKSQYVKWGKAAGLNLTSDDDFFSHPTLKSYYKAHVKAVLNRVNTFTNMTYKDDPTIFGWELMNEPRCESDPSGDKLHAWIEEMAVYVKTIDPKHLVQIGLEGFYGPSTPNKAQINPNSYAQQVGTDFIRNHQVLGVDFASAHIYPDSWISQEISDAHIGFTKTWMQAHIDDAENYLNMPVVFSEFGVSAKDPGYNSTFRDSLISTVYTILLNSTKKGGAGGGSLLWQVFPEGTDYMDDGYAIVLSKALSTSNIVSLHSKRLNTYNSLCSWKCHWGCKKKHALDNFQLHEEL; encoded by the exons aTGAGTGGGGATAGGAATGGACCTTCAAAACTTGTAACAACAAATTATTGGTGGTGTGATGGGCTTTTGCTTCTCTGCAAGAAATTactacatgtcattttttgtaaaattttgag GGGAGAGATGGAAGATGGAGCAGCGTGGACGATGGTACAGAAGAGCGGGAACCAATTTGTGTTGAATGGCCAACCTTTCTATGTGAATGGATTCAACACTTACTGGTTGATGGTGTTTGCTGCTGATCAGTCCACAAGGGGAAAAGTTACTGAGGTGTTCCAGCAGGCATCTGCTGTCGGTCTATCAGTATGCCGAACTTGGGCTTTCAATGATGGTCAATGGCGTGCTCTTCAGAAAACTCCTGCTGTTTATGACGAAGACGTTTTCAAG GCTCTGGATTTTGTGGTGAGTGAAgccaagaaattcaagattagGCTGATACTGTCACTAGTCAACAACTGGGAAGCATACGGTGGAAAATCGCAGTATGTAAAATGGGGTAAAGCTGCTGGCCTGAATTTGACTTCTGATGATGACTTCTTCTCTCATCCCACACTCAAAAGCTACTACAAGGCTCATGTGAAG GCTGTGCTCAATAGAGTTAATACCTTTACCAACATGACATACAAGGATGACCCTACTATTTTCGGTTGGGAACTGATGAATGAGCCGCGGTGTGAATCAGATCCTTCTGGGGATAAACTGCAT GCTTGGATAGAAGAAATGGCAGTTTATGTGAAGACAATAGATCCGAAGCATTTGGTGCAGATCGGACTGGAAGGTTTCTATGGTCCCTCGACTCCTAATAAAGCTCAGATCAACCCAAACTCCTATGCTCAACAAGTCGGAACTGACTTCATTAGAAACCATCAGGTTCTTGGAGTTGATTTCGCCTCAGCTCACATATATCCCGACTCTTG GATTTCACAAGAGATTTCTGATGCTCATATTGGATTCACCAAGACATGGATGCAAGCACATATTGATGACGCGGAGAACTATCTCAACATGCCAGTGGTATTCTCAGAGTTCGGTGTTTCTGCAAAAGACCCTGGCTACAATTCAACTTTCAGAGACTCACTAATCAGTACAGTTTACACAATACTCTTGAATTCTACTAAGAAAGGAGGGGCTGGAGGTGGAAGTCTTTTGTGGCAAGTGTTTCCAGAAGGAACAGATTACATGGATGATGGTTATGCAATAGTACTTTCAAAGGCACTTTCAACCTCGAACATCGTATCTCTTCATTCTAAGAGGCTAAATACCTACAATTCCCTCTGCTCTTGGAAATGCCACTGGGGTTGCAAGAAGAAACATGCCCTTGACAACTTCCAGTTACATGAAGAGCTTTAA
- the LOC125866381 gene encoding mannan endo-1,4-beta-mannosidase 6 isoform X3, whose protein sequence is MEDGAAWTMVQKSGNQFVLNGQPFYVNGFNTYWLMVFAADQSTRGKVTEVFQQASAVGLSVCRTWAFNDGQWRALQKTPAVYDEDVFKALDFVVSEAKKFKIRLILSLVNNWEAYGGKSQYVKWGKAAGLNLTSDDDFFSHPTLKSYYKAHVKAVLNRVNTFTNMTYKDDPTIFGWELMNEPRCESDPSGDKLHAWIEEMAVYVKTIDPKHLVQIGLEGFYGPSTPNKAQINPNSYAQQVGTDFIRNHQVLGVDFASAHIYPDSWISQEISDAHIGFTKTWMQAHIDDAENYLNMPVVFSEFGVSAKDPGYNSTFRDSLISTVYTILLNSTKKGGAGGGSLLWQVFPEGTDYMDDGYAIVLSKALSTSNIVSLHSKRLNTYNSLCSWKCHWGCKKKHALDNFQLHEEL, encoded by the exons ATGGAAGATGGAGCAGCGTGGACGATGGTACAGAAGAGCGGGAACCAATTTGTGTTGAATGGCCAACCTTTCTATGTGAATGGATTCAACACTTACTGGTTGATGGTGTTTGCTGCTGATCAGTCCACAAGGGGAAAAGTTACTGAGGTGTTCCAGCAGGCATCTGCTGTCGGTCTATCAGTATGCCGAACTTGGGCTTTCAATGATGGTCAATGGCGTGCTCTTCAGAAAACTCCTGCTGTTTATGACGAAGACGTTTTCAAG GCTCTGGATTTTGTGGTGAGTGAAgccaagaaattcaagattagGCTGATACTGTCACTAGTCAACAACTGGGAAGCATACGGTGGAAAATCGCAGTATGTAAAATGGGGTAAAGCTGCTGGCCTGAATTTGACTTCTGATGATGACTTCTTCTCTCATCCCACACTCAAAAGCTACTACAAGGCTCATGTGAAG GCTGTGCTCAATAGAGTTAATACCTTTACCAACATGACATACAAGGATGACCCTACTATTTTCGGTTGGGAACTGATGAATGAGCCGCGGTGTGAATCAGATCCTTCTGGGGATAAACTGCAT GCTTGGATAGAAGAAATGGCAGTTTATGTGAAGACAATAGATCCGAAGCATTTGGTGCAGATCGGACTGGAAGGTTTCTATGGTCCCTCGACTCCTAATAAAGCTCAGATCAACCCAAACTCCTATGCTCAACAAGTCGGAACTGACTTCATTAGAAACCATCAGGTTCTTGGAGTTGATTTCGCCTCAGCTCACATATATCCCGACTCTTG GATTTCACAAGAGATTTCTGATGCTCATATTGGATTCACCAAGACATGGATGCAAGCACATATTGATGACGCGGAGAACTATCTCAACATGCCAGTGGTATTCTCAGAGTTCGGTGTTTCTGCAAAAGACCCTGGCTACAATTCAACTTTCAGAGACTCACTAATCAGTACAGTTTACACAATACTCTTGAATTCTACTAAGAAAGGAGGGGCTGGAGGTGGAAGTCTTTTGTGGCAAGTGTTTCCAGAAGGAACAGATTACATGGATGATGGTTATGCAATAGTACTTTCAAAGGCACTTTCAACCTCGAACATCGTATCTCTTCATTCTAAGAGGCTAAATACCTACAATTCCCTCTGCTCTTGGAAATGCCACTGGGGTTGCAAGAAGAAACATGCCCTTGACAACTTCCAGTTACATGAAGAGCTTTAA
- the LOC125866381 gene encoding mannan endo-1,4-beta-mannosidase 6 isoform X1, whose protein sequence is MVSHKQSFSSKFIFLAASFVLVMFIKNANSAPFDEAGNEGEMEDGAAWTMVQKSGNQFVLNGQPFYVNGFNTYWLMVFAADQSTRGKVTEVFQQASAVGLSVCRTWAFNDGQWRALQKTPAVYDEDVFKALDFVVSEAKKFKIRLILSLVNNWEAYGGKSQYVKWGKAAGLNLTSDDDFFSHPTLKSYYKAHVKAVLNRVNTFTNMTYKDDPTIFGWELMNEPRCESDPSGDKLHAWIEEMAVYVKTIDPKHLVQIGLEGFYGPSTPNKAQINPNSYAQQVGTDFIRNHQVLGVDFASAHIYPDSWISQEISDAHIGFTKTWMQAHIDDAENYLNMPVVFSEFGVSAKDPGYNSTFRDSLISTVYTILLNSTKKGGAGGGSLLWQVFPEGTDYMDDGYAIVLSKALSTSNIVSLHSKRLNTYNSLCSWKCHWGCKKKHALDNFQLHEEL, encoded by the exons ATGGTCAGCCATAAGCAGAGTTTTAGTTCTAAGTTCATTTTTCTGGCTGCTAGTTTTGTACTTGTTATGTTCATAAAGAACGCAAATTCTGCTCCGTTTGATGAAGCTGGGAATGA GGGAGAGATGGAAGATGGAGCAGCGTGGACGATGGTACAGAAGAGCGGGAACCAATTTGTGTTGAATGGCCAACCTTTCTATGTGAATGGATTCAACACTTACTGGTTGATGGTGTTTGCTGCTGATCAGTCCACAAGGGGAAAAGTTACTGAGGTGTTCCAGCAGGCATCTGCTGTCGGTCTATCAGTATGCCGAACTTGGGCTTTCAATGATGGTCAATGGCGTGCTCTTCAGAAAACTCCTGCTGTTTATGACGAAGACGTTTTCAAG GCTCTGGATTTTGTGGTGAGTGAAgccaagaaattcaagattagGCTGATACTGTCACTAGTCAACAACTGGGAAGCATACGGTGGAAAATCGCAGTATGTAAAATGGGGTAAAGCTGCTGGCCTGAATTTGACTTCTGATGATGACTTCTTCTCTCATCCCACACTCAAAAGCTACTACAAGGCTCATGTGAAG GCTGTGCTCAATAGAGTTAATACCTTTACCAACATGACATACAAGGATGACCCTACTATTTTCGGTTGGGAACTGATGAATGAGCCGCGGTGTGAATCAGATCCTTCTGGGGATAAACTGCAT GCTTGGATAGAAGAAATGGCAGTTTATGTGAAGACAATAGATCCGAAGCATTTGGTGCAGATCGGACTGGAAGGTTTCTATGGTCCCTCGACTCCTAATAAAGCTCAGATCAACCCAAACTCCTATGCTCAACAAGTCGGAACTGACTTCATTAGAAACCATCAGGTTCTTGGAGTTGATTTCGCCTCAGCTCACATATATCCCGACTCTTG GATTTCACAAGAGATTTCTGATGCTCATATTGGATTCACCAAGACATGGATGCAAGCACATATTGATGACGCGGAGAACTATCTCAACATGCCAGTGGTATTCTCAGAGTTCGGTGTTTCTGCAAAAGACCCTGGCTACAATTCAACTTTCAGAGACTCACTAATCAGTACAGTTTACACAATACTCTTGAATTCTACTAAGAAAGGAGGGGCTGGAGGTGGAAGTCTTTTGTGGCAAGTGTTTCCAGAAGGAACAGATTACATGGATGATGGTTATGCAATAGTACTTTCAAAGGCACTTTCAACCTCGAACATCGTATCTCTTCATTCTAAGAGGCTAAATACCTACAATTCCCTCTGCTCTTGGAAATGCCACTGGGGTTGCAAGAAGAAACATGCCCTTGACAACTTCCAGTTACATGAAGAGCTTTAA